Genomic segment of Methanomassiliicoccales archaeon:
GTTTTGGCATGTAACCATTCCTAATATACGTTCAGCATTGCTAATTGTACTTATTTTAAGTACATCTTGGGCCGTAAAAACCTTTGACCTGGTTGCAGTGTTAACTGGTGGAGGGCCGGGAGACCAGACAATGTTGACGTATTATTATGCATATCTTTTAAGTTTTGATTATTTGGATTATGGAAAAGGAGCAGCCGCGGCCTATGTTGTTTCATTCATCTTGTGTATAATGGCAGTTTTGTATTACAAGTTATTAAAAGGGGCAAAAGAATGATGAGAACCATAATTGTAAAGCAGTATTACTGGTATCGGATCCGTAAAGTAGGGTGGCAATGTATGATTTATTTAGGTGTGAGTGTGCTATGTATGTGGATCTTGGCTCCACTAGTATGGACAGCTTTGACAAGCGTTCAGTCATATGCTAATTTGACAAGTGTTCCACCTAAAATTAGTTTTCGGGAATTTGAAGTATATTATTATCGATGGCTTTTTACAGATGAATTATTTCGTCGTGCTATAATTCAAAGTGTATTATGTGTTACATGTGCAACATTTTTTGCAACTATTCTTGCTGCAATGGGTGCTTACATAATAGGCGTTTATCGCATTCGAATGCGCACATTGTTTTTATTTAGTTTGCTTTTTATTCAATTAATACCTGCTTTGGCCTTGTTAATACCTTTGTTCATATTATTAAAAATGTTAAATCTTGTTGATACATTTTGGGGGCTTGTTCTAACGTTTTTGTTATTTCAAACCCCTGTAGCGATATGGATTTTGCGAGGTTTTTTTGAAGCGATTCCACACGATATTTTTGATGCCGCAAAGATCGACGGATGCAGCAGATTGGTTATGTTTCGAAAAATTGCATGGCCATTAGCTAGACCTGGAATTACGGCTACAGCTTTATACACGTTCATAACGGGGTGGGGGGATCTTTTGATCCCGCTTACAGTAGGGATTTATCGGTGGCAGCTATTAACAGTGTATGCGTCGGCATTTGGAGGCCTCTACCAAATCGATTATGGTGGTGCAACCGCGGTTGCAACGCTGACAGCAGTTCCTACAATTGTTCTCGCCGTAGTCTTTCATAGGAAACTTTTGCAAGGGCTGACCGCAGGTGCCATCAAGGGGTGAGCAATAAGAAAGGGGTAAAAATGGCAGCAAAAAATGGTGTTATAGGAGTAGGGGTCATCGGGCTTGGTATAATGGGGCAGCTTCATGCTCGAATTTATCAAGAAATGCAGGATACACAGCTAGTAGGGGTGATGGACTCTGACGTTGCTAAGTGCAAAACTGTAGCTAATGAGCTAGGAACCAAGGCGTTCTGCACACTTGATGAGATGCTCTCCGACCCATCTATAAAAGCTATAAGCGTAGCAACACCAGATCATGTGCACTACCAGATTGTAATGGCGTGTTTACAAGCTCAAAAGCATGTTTTGGTGGAAAAACCGCTAGCCACTAATTTGGAAGAAGCACGAAAAATGGTCGAAATGGCTAAAAAAACTGGTTGTATACTAATGGTTAATTATAACAATAGATGGGGGTTACTTTATCAAATCACTAAAAAGTTAATCGACGACGGAAAAATCGGGGAAATAATGTGTGCGTACGCCAGAAAATACAATAACATTACTGTTCCAACACGCATGTTAAAATGGGCATCTTATACATCATGTGTACATTTTCTTGCTACTCATGACATTGATATGGTTTTATGGTTTTTAAACTATCCTAAGCCCATAGAAGTTTATGCCATTGGTTGTGAAAAAGTGCTAAGGCAACAAGGAATACACGGGCCTGATTTGGTTCACGCTATGGTTCGTTTTGATAACGGTGCTTTTGCAACCTTCGAGTGTGGATGGATTTATCCGCCTTCATATCCCACACCAACAGAAGCGTATATGCACATAATAGGGGCAAAAGGAGTAATTCATATTGAGCGAAGAGAAGAAAATATATTTGTTTCTACGTATGAAGGCGTCCAATTTCCGCGAACTTGTCTAGGAGGTGAAGTTGATGGCCGATACCAAGGAGCGCTACGCTCAGCTCTTGAGCACTTTATTCGGGCGGTAAAGAGTGGTCACCAGCCTGAAACGTGTGGCGAGAGAGCTTTGATAGCTGTCGAAATAGCAACCGCGATTCACAGATCTCTAGAAGACAAACGG
This window contains:
- a CDS encoding carbohydrate ABC transporter permease; its protein translation is MIYLGVSVLCMWILAPLVWTALTSVQSYANLTSVPPKISFREFEVYYYRWLFTDELFRRAIIQSVLCVTCATFFATILAAMGAYIIGVYRIRMRTLFLFSLLFIQLIPALALLIPLFILLKMLNLVDTFWGLVLTFLLFQTPVAIWILRGFFEAIPHDIFDAAKIDGCSRLVMFRKIAWPLARPGITATALYTFITGWGDLLIPLTVGIYRWQLLTVYASAFGGLYQIDYGGATAVATLTAVPTIVLAVVFHRKLLQGLTAGAIKG
- a CDS encoding Gfo/Idh/MocA family oxidoreductase, which encodes MSNKKGVKMAAKNGVIGVGVIGLGIMGQLHARIYQEMQDTQLVGVMDSDVAKCKTVANELGTKAFCTLDEMLSDPSIKAISVATPDHVHYQIVMACLQAQKHVLVEKPLATNLEEARKMVEMAKKTGCILMVNYNNRWGLLYQITKKLIDDGKIGEIMCAYARKYNNITVPTRMLKWASYTSCVHFLATHDIDMVLWFLNYPKPIEVYAIGCEKVLRQQGIHGPDLVHAMVRFDNGAFATFECGWIYPPSYPTPTEAYMHIIGAKGVIHIERREENIFVSTYEGVQFPRTCLGGEVDGRYQGALRSALEHFIRAVKSGHQPETCGERALIAVEIATAIHRSLEDKRPVSLPV